In Clupea harengus chromosome 1, Ch_v2.0.2, whole genome shotgun sequence, one DNA window encodes the following:
- the LOC105897969 gene encoding zinc finger CCCH domain-containing protein 7B encodes MDLERQRRQEDIQRALAFIQSSLPFPEPESYEVFLTQLMCNLLNEGNATFREGGWRQSAGQYSEGISVANYAKEEALSIPTALLKSLYLNRASANYSMHEYAQGLQDCERVLAVEGSQRALYRKALYRKALCLRELGRVREAYDCSTECLLSSPQDKQANELSQELACKLGLKSRKAYTSSQDELSPAERSDGHPVAATEEEVTSNGLDSLSDISSVHLSLGIPISVSEESSSLPMGAAAKSAAEFPDRHPECVPLSVPVSGDMGTCCEVLGDELDSLLDACVPPLGACGAVPTHLHIKPSAGLAAAFPTPVVSAPSPPTQMHSGLFFSSAAISQLNSLDSFSGPGLASACRKLDALDTFSPPLGARSHPRSLGPALAVGGEGLDSLSEFTLPGGAKVSHSFLSSLRTPKPPTTYNGQVISKLSLLSRNPLEATHEFLQACVICYVKNGPGLLDHQYQPDQAHDCGQNLLLCRRKGAEDPSWKRLRPRPARRNFMGAFVLCKDVQERQECKYGENCTFAYYQEEIDVWTQERRGTLIRELLFTPLGSTGTHTHTHTLTISQLLQIHTGMFMFLCEECFDSKPRIISKRCKEKMTVCSNLSAHHGFDHNKCLVHVEKTNGMVRYTKIRPLRPPCQFDVCRHEARCGCQREDSCSFAHSIIELKCWVLQHSFGTTHEEVVQESKRHWHKQEQVLKRQKPAYSPAKPPAAPANRDDSPPSAGGSTALAAAGGSVGASRGRSLNMKMKFVCAHCWRDGVVSEPDRALKYCLAKARHSWIKERRVLLVKAFEKKKWIMVRPPPFSRNHPQKYDICVHVLNQRKCHYIGNCSFAHSQEERDVWTHMRAEGLQDMQQMYDMWLTMTSPNHEPNNTPLHQRSDEKHIAMPTDYAEPMSGFHCRLCGKHSNSERQWQQHIATERHKDRLFSCEEDEESLDWICRFPGLHFSLCRRSDDLCPEGEACDFAHSEEELQEWHERRALMRRKLAKARTDMLIAPTDFNFGKYNFLLRD; translated from the exons ATGGACCTGGAGCGACAGAGGCGACAAGAGGACATTCAGAGGGCACTGGCGTTTATACA GTCCTCTTTGCCCTTTCCAGAGCCTGAAAGCTATGAG GTGTTTCTGACCCAGCTCATGTGCAACCTCCTGAATGAGGGCAATGCCACCTTTCGAGAGGGCGGCTGGAGGCAGTCAGCAGGGCAGTACAGCGAGGGCATCAGCGTGGCGAACTATGCCAAGGAAGAGGCTCTGTCCATTCCCACTGCCCTGCTGAAGAGCCTCTACCTCAATAGGGCATCGGCCAACTACAGTATG CACGAGTATGCACAGGGGCTGCAGGACTGTGAGCGTGTGTTGGCCGTCGAGGGCAGCCAGAGGGCGCTGTACAGGAAGGCGCTGTACAGGAAGGCCCTGTGTCTGAGAGAGCTCGGTCGTGTGAGGGAGGCGTACGACTGCAGCACAGAGTGCCTTCTCTCTTCACCCCAG GACAAACAAGCGAATGAGCTATCGCAGGAGCTGGCCTGCAAACTGGGTCTGAAGTCTCGAAAGGCCTACACTAGCTCCCAG GACGAGTTGAGTCCAGCAGAAAGAAGTGATGGACATCCAGTCGCAGCCACTGAAGAGGAG gTGACGTCCAATGGCCTTGATTCCTTGAGTGACATTTCTTCAG TTCACTTGTCCTTGGGCATTCCGATCTCAGTCAGTGAAGAATCCTCGTCTCTTCCCATGGGTGCCGCCGCCAAGTCTGCCGCCGAGTTTCCAGACAGACACCCGGAGTGTGTACCTCTGTCTGTCCCCGTCTCTGGGGACATGGGGACCTGCTGCGAGGTGTTAGGGGACGAACTGGACAGCCTGCTGGACGCCTGTGTGCCCCCACTGGGCGCCTGT GGGGCTGTACCAACTCACCTCCACATTAAACCATCAGCGGGGCTGGCGGCTGCCTTTCCCACCCCCGTCGTCTctgccccctcacccccaaCCCAGATGCATTCTGGGTTGTTCTTCAGCTCGGCGGCCATCAGCCAGCTCAACTCTCTGGACTCATTCTCCGGGCCCGGTCTGGCCTCTGCCTGCAGGAAGCTGGATGCCCTGGacaccttctctcctcctctgggcgCTCGCTCGCACCCTCGCTCGCTAGGACCAGCACTGGCGGTGGGGggagaaggactggactccctCTCTGAGTTCACCCTGCCTGGTG GTGCTAAAGTGTCGCATAGTTTTCTGTCTTCATTACGGACTCCGAAACCTCCGACCACATAT AATGGTCAGGTGATCTCTAAACTCTCCCTGCTCTCGCGGAACCCTCTAGAAGCCACACATGAATTCCTTCAGGCATGCGTTATCTGTTACGTGAAGAACG GCCCAGGACTGCTGGACCATCAGTACCAGCCGGATCAGGCCCATGACTGTGGGCAGAACCTCCTGCTGTGCCGGAGGAAGGGTGCGGAGGATCCGTCCTGGAAGAGGCTCCGCCCCCGTCCGGCACGCAGGAACTTCATGGGAGCCTTTGTGCTTTGCAAGG ATGTGCAAGAACGTCAGGAGTGTAAGTACGGGGAGAACTGCACCTTTGCGTACTACCAGGAGGAGATTGACGTGTGGACGCAGGAGCGGAGAGGCACCCTGATCAGAGAGCTGCTCTTCACCCCGCTGGGctccactggcacacacacacacacacacacactcaccatcagcCAGCTGCTGCAGATCCACACCGGCATGTTCATGTTCCTCTGTgag GAATGTTTTGACAGTAAGCCCCGCATCATCAGTAAACGCTGCAAAGAGAAGATGACTGTCTGCTCCAACCTGAGCGCTCACCACGGGTTTGACCAcaacaa ATGTTTAGTGCACGTGGAGAAGACCAACGGCATGGTGCGCTACACGAAGATCCGCCCACTGCGCCCCCCTTGCCAGTTCGACGTGTGTCGGCACGAGGCACGGTGTGGCTGCCAGCGCGAGGACAGCTGCTCCTTCGCCCACTCCATCATCGAGCTCAAGTGCTGGGTGCTGCAACACAGCTTtg gcaCCACCCATGAAGAAGTCGTTCAAGAGTCCAAGAGGCACTGGCACAAGCAAGAGCAGGTCCTGAAGAGACAGAAG CCTGCATATTCTCCAGCTAAGCCGCCAGCCGCCCCCGCCAACAGGGACGACAGCCCCCCGTCTGCGGGAGGAAGTACGGCCCTTGCCGCCGCAGGAGGAAGTGTCGGCGCGTCCCGAGGGCGGAGCTTGAACATGAAGATGAAGTTCGTGTGCGCTCATTGCTGGAGGGACGGTGTGGTCAGCGAGCCGGACAGGGCGCTCAAGTACTGTCTGGCCAAAGCCCgccacag CTGGATTAAGGAGCGACGGGTGCTTCTGGTGAAGGCCTTTGAGAAGAAGAAATGGATCATGGTCAGACCTCCTCCCTTCTCTAGGAACCACCCTCAGAAATATGAC ATATGCGTCCATGTGCTAAACCAGAGGAAGTGCCACTACATTGGGAACTGCTCCTTCGCTCACagccaggaggagagggacgTGTGGACCCACATGAGGGCCGAAGGCT TGCAGGACATGCAGCAGATGTATGACATGTGGCTGACGATGACCAGTCCGAACCACGAGCCAAACAACACCCCCCTGCACCAGCGGAGTGATGAGAAGCACATCGCTATGCCGACGGATTATGCCGAGCCAATG AGTGGCTTCCACTGTCGACTCTGCGGGAAGCACAGTAACAGCGAGCGCCAGTGGCAGCAGCACATCGCCACGGAGAGGCACAAGGACCGCCTGTTCAGCtgcgaggaggacgaggagagtCTCGACTGGATCTGCCGCTTCCCCGGGCTCCACTTCTCCCTCTGCCGCAG gtcgGATGACCTATGTCCAGAGGGGGAGGCGTGTGATTTTGCCCACAGTGAGGAAGAGCTTCAGGAGTGGCACGAGAGGCGGGCTCTGATGCGGCGGAAGCTGGCCAAGGCTCGGACCGACATGCTGATCGCGCCGACCGACTTCAACTTCGGGAAGTACAACTTCCTCTTGAGGGACTGA